The following coding sequences lie in one Halorussus halophilus genomic window:
- a CDS encoding acetolactate synthase large subunit gives MNTAEVLVESMEREGVEYIFGLPGEENEALLFALEDSKIEFVPVRHEQGGAFMADVYGRLTGDAGVCLSTLGPGATNLLTGVADANLDKAPLVALSGQGGLERLHKESHQALDVVEMFAPVTKWNTQISDPDIVHESVRKAFKVAEYEKPGATHLELPEDVAGEASDVRPLEQREKVRRPEPDRKSLDRVRELLADAERPIVIAGNGAVRTDAAEELRAFVSDYDLPVAATYMGKGAVSDDDAHSLLTLDSGEHQEASDAIEMADLVLTVGYDIAEHDPEGWNSGTDTIVVHVDSQPAEVYEHYNPDVEIVSDIASAIRELNACCGEIDASFETDWYDDLREHIVADVTPDHEEGEPFTTAKVLPVLREVMNADDVLLSDVGTHKMILAQNFPTYEPNTCIISNGLASMGISVPGGLAADLAVESNVVAATGDGGFLMNAAEIETATRVGCGYTILLFRDDEYRLITEKQEEHRRSHFGTEFSNPDFQLFAESFGIAAYRPESWSELAEDLEEAISSDEMALVEVVLE, from the coding sequence ATGAACACCGCGGAAGTACTCGTCGAGAGCATGGAGCGGGAAGGGGTGGAGTATATCTTCGGACTGCCCGGAGAGGAGAACGAGGCGTTGCTGTTCGCGCTCGAAGATTCGAAAATCGAGTTCGTTCCCGTTCGTCACGAACAGGGGGGTGCGTTCATGGCCGACGTGTACGGCCGACTTACGGGGGACGCTGGGGTCTGTCTCTCGACGCTCGGGCCGGGCGCGACGAATCTCCTGACCGGCGTCGCCGACGCGAACCTCGACAAGGCACCGCTGGTCGCCCTCTCCGGACAGGGTGGTCTCGAACGACTCCACAAGGAGAGCCACCAAGCGCTCGACGTGGTGGAGATGTTCGCCCCCGTCACGAAGTGGAACACCCAGATTTCGGACCCCGACATCGTCCACGAGTCGGTTCGGAAGGCGTTCAAAGTTGCCGAGTACGAGAAACCCGGCGCGACGCACCTCGAACTTCCGGAAGACGTGGCGGGCGAAGCGAGCGACGTGCGACCGCTCGAACAGCGCGAGAAGGTGCGGCGACCCGAACCGGACCGAAAATCGCTCGACCGAGTCCGAGAGTTGTTGGCCGATGCCGAACGGCCAATCGTCATCGCTGGCAACGGTGCGGTTCGAACCGACGCCGCCGAGGAACTACGAGCGTTCGTCTCGGACTACGACCTCCCCGTCGCGGCGACGTACATGGGTAAGGGCGCGGTTTCGGACGACGACGCCCACTCACTGCTGACCCTCGACTCCGGCGAACATCAGGAAGCCTCCGACGCCATCGAGATGGCGGACCTCGTCCTCACGGTCGGCTACGACATCGCCGAACACGACCCGGAGGGGTGGAACTCCGGAACTGACACCATAGTCGTCCACGTCGATAGCCAACCCGCAGAAGTGTACGAACACTACAATCCGGACGTAGAAATCGTCAGCGACATCGCATCCGCGATTCGAGAACTGAACGCCTGCTGTGGCGAAATTGACGCGTCGTTCGAGACCGATTGGTACGACGACCTGCGCGAGCACATCGTCGCGGACGTGACGCCCGACCACGAGGAGGGCGAGCCGTTCACGACTGCGAAGGTACTGCCCGTGCTCCGCGAGGTGATGAACGCCGATGACGTGTTGCTCTCGGACGTGGGCACGCACAAGATGATACTCGCCCAAAACTTCCCGACGTACGAACCGAACACCTGCATCATCTCGAACGGACTCGCTTCGATGGGTATCTCGGTGCCAGGTGGCCTCGCCGCGGACCTCGCAGTGGAGAGCAACGTCGTCGCCGCGACTGGCGACGGCGGCTTTCTGATGAACGCCGCGGAGATCGAGACGGCGACCCGAGTGGGCTGTGGCTACACTATCTTGCTGTTCCGCGACGACGAGTACAGGCTCATCACCGAGAAACAGGAGGAACACCGGAGGAGCCACTTCGGCACGGAGTTTTCGAATCCCGACTTCCAGTTGTTCGCCGAGAGCTTCGGCATAGCTGCGTATCGCCCGGAAAGTTGGTCGGAGCTAGCGGAGGATTTGGAAGAGGCTATTTCGAGCGACGAGATGGCGCTGGTGGAAGTCGTCTTGGAGTGA
- a CDS encoding hybrid sensor histidine kinase/response regulator — MDFSTGSHSEDSIRVLHVEHGDGTATDAENLLEQNLDTVEVTTKSRVQTALDCLDTEPIDCVVSDTELRDEDPLDFLEVVRRDYPDLPFIFFTGEDDEHLASEAILGGANDWLQKEGETAQFDRLQSRIRSLVGEYRTKRELRENRRQFETLLSNLPGLAYRCRNERDWPMEFVSEGCRELTGYDPEQLTDGGVSFGDDITHPDDREAVWQTVEKALEDGTSFQVDYRIRTADDELKWVWEQGELVSRPDESTVLEGFVMDVTDWKMSKRRLRILNRVLRHNLRNDMNVIMGYADEISKEVEDDDLRAEAETIESIATDVASLSDSTSQIEALIEIEPANRRPFDVSTLIEASVERIREKYPEAEITVEQPNDAWVHATKELQFVLQHTLDNAVVHNHSAVPRIEVTVREALGTDDVLVEVADDGPGIPQMEIDALDTPEETTSLSHGSGLGLWVMKWGVESLGGDLTFATNQPTGTVVRIRLPEASPPS; from the coding sequence ATGGATTTTTCGACGGGCAGTCACAGCGAAGACAGTATCCGAGTTCTCCACGTCGAACACGGCGACGGCACGGCGACAGATGCCGAAAACCTCCTCGAACAGAACCTCGACACAGTCGAGGTGACGACGAAGTCACGAGTCCAAACAGCACTCGACTGCCTCGATACCGAACCTATCGACTGCGTGGTCAGCGACACCGAACTCCGAGACGAAGACCCGCTCGATTTCCTCGAAGTTGTTCGACGCGACTACCCCGACCTCCCGTTCATCTTCTTCACCGGCGAGGACGACGAACACCTGGCCAGCGAGGCGATTCTCGGCGGTGCGAACGACTGGTTGCAGAAAGAGGGCGAGACAGCCCAATTCGACCGCTTGCAGAGTCGGATTCGAAGCCTCGTCGGCGAGTATCGGACGAAACGGGAACTTCGAGAGAACAGGCGGCAGTTCGAGACGCTGCTCTCCAATCTGCCGGGGTTGGCCTATCGCTGTCGGAACGAGAGAGACTGGCCGATGGAGTTCGTCAGCGAGGGCTGTCGAGAACTCACGGGGTACGACCCCGAACAGTTGACCGACGGTGGCGTGTCGTTCGGCGACGACATCACTCACCCCGACGACCGCGAAGCCGTGTGGCAGACCGTCGAGAAAGCCCTCGAAGACGGCACGTCGTTCCAAGTGGACTATCGAATCCGGACTGCTGACGACGAACTGAAGTGGGTCTGGGAACAGGGAGAACTCGTCTCTCGTCCCGACGAATCGACCGTCTTGGAGGGGTTCGTCATGGACGTGACCGACTGGAAGATGAGCAAACGCCGCCTCCGCATCCTCAATCGCGTCCTCCGGCACAACCTCCGCAACGATATGAACGTGATAATGGGGTACGCCGACGAGATTTCGAAAGAAGTCGAAGACGACGACCTCCGAGCGGAAGCCGAGACCATCGAGTCGATTGCGACGGACGTCGCGTCGCTGAGCGATTCGACCTCTCAAATCGAGGCGCTCATCGAAATAGAGCCAGCGAACAGACGGCCATTCGACGTTTCGACCCTCATCGAAGCGAGCGTCGAGAGGATTCGAGAGAAGTATCCCGAAGCCGAAATCACCGTCGAGCAACCGAACGACGCGTGGGTCCACGCGACGAAGGAACTCCAGTTCGTCTTGCAGCACACGCTCGACAACGCCGTCGTACACAACCATTCGGCCGTCCCCCGAATCGAAGTTACGGTGCGAGAAGCGCTAGGAACTGACGACGTTCTCGTCGAAGTCGCCGACGACGGACCGGGAATTCCACAGATGGAAATCGACGCGCTGGACACGCCCGAGGAGACGACCAGTCTCTCCCACGGGTCTGGGTTGGGTCTCTGGGTGATGAAGTGGGGCGTCGAATCGCTCGGCGGCGACCTGACGTTTGCAACAAACCAACCCACTGGTACCGTCGTGCGGATTCGTCTGCCGGAGGCGTCCCCGCCGAGCTAA
- a CDS encoding DUF6884 domain-containing protein encodes MTTLALVHGNGRQQDERLPAREQYISSYFGLKAEYAETICDEWVVLSEKHGLLSPTDEIAPYDASLDDYDARERSAWVTDLTASAMRFVSEDGLTSRFDEVVALTSSRYVELLSPLWTHLRSVGVEVQAPLAEQGGIATQQGWLRERIDCEETKQPDSEQTA; translated from the coding sequence GTGACGACGCTCGCACTCGTTCACGGCAACGGGAGACAGCAGGACGAGCGATTACCGGCGCGCGAGCAGTACATCTCCAGTTACTTCGGCCTCAAGGCCGAGTACGCCGAAACCATTTGCGACGAGTGGGTCGTCCTCTCTGAGAAACACGGACTCCTCTCACCGACGGACGAAATTGCACCGTACGACGCGTCGCTCGACGACTACGATGCCCGCGAGCGGAGCGCGTGGGTTACGGACTTGACTGCGTCGGCGATGCGATTCGTTTCCGAAGACGGTCTCACCTCCCGGTTCGACGAAGTCGTCGCGCTCACGAGTTCGCGCTACGTCGAACTGCTGAGTCCGTTGTGGACCCATCTGCGGTCGGTCGGAGTCGAGGTGCAGGCCCCACTCGCCGAACAGGGCGGCATCGCCACCCAACAGGGGTGGCTCCGCGAACGCATAGACTGCGAGGAGACGAAGCAACCGGACAGCGAGCAGACGGCCTGA
- a CDS encoding NAD-dependent succinate-semialdehyde dehydrogenase, whose translation MERTNPSTGESLESIGSDTEQDVADALDRATEVFEEWKEVRIQKRQTLLADAGAVLRENKREYAELMTEEMGKPVESAVSEVEKCAWVCDYYAENAAEHLQDEHLGGEEYAKTYVSYEPMGPILAVMPWNFPFWQVFRFAAPHLTAGNVGLLKHASNVPGCSRAIQEVFEEAGYPEGVFQSLLVGSDEMDDVLTDDRIAAVTLTGSERAGRAVAESAGQQLKKTVLELGGSDPFVVLDDADVEAAAKTGVRARTINSGQSCIAAKRFIVHTDVYDEWLDKFTDEMESLTVGDPMEEETDVGPQAREDLMADFHEQVQESVEAGATLEVGGEPLDRDGFYYPPTVLTDVPRDSPAAAEEVFGPAAAVFEVEDEQEAIELANDTNLGLGASVWSKDLERGERVAHEIKAGCTFVNELVKSDPRLPFGGVKDSGYGRELAKHGIQEFVNKKTVWVQEANAGGEDVDLSIE comes from the coding sequence ATGGAGCGCACGAATCCCTCAACGGGCGAGTCGCTCGAATCTATCGGATCCGACACCGAGCAAGACGTAGCGGACGCGCTGGACCGCGCGACCGAGGTGTTCGAGGAGTGGAAAGAGGTCCGCATTCAGAAGCGCCAAACACTCCTCGCAGACGCGGGCGCGGTGCTTCGTGAGAACAAGCGAGAGTACGCCGAACTGATGACCGAGGAGATGGGTAAACCCGTCGAATCGGCCGTCTCCGAAGTCGAGAAGTGTGCGTGGGTCTGTGACTACTACGCCGAGAACGCGGCCGAACATCTACAGGACGAGCATCTCGGCGGGGAGGAGTACGCGAAGACGTACGTCTCCTACGAACCGATGGGGCCGATTCTGGCGGTCATGCCGTGGAACTTCCCGTTCTGGCAGGTGTTCCGATTCGCCGCACCGCATCTCACGGCTGGCAACGTCGGCCTGCTCAAGCACGCGTCGAACGTCCCCGGGTGCTCGCGGGCGATTCAGGAGGTGTTCGAGGAGGCGGGCTACCCGGAAGGCGTCTTCCAGTCGTTGCTCGTCGGCTCTGACGAGATGGACGACGTACTCACCGACGACCGCATCGCGGCCGTCACCCTCACCGGGAGCGAGCGCGCGGGGCGTGCAGTCGCCGAGAGCGCGGGCCAGCAACTCAAGAAGACCGTTCTCGAACTGGGCGGGAGCGACCCCTTCGTCGTGCTGGACGACGCCGACGTAGAAGCGGCGGCGAAGACCGGTGTGCGCGCCAGAACAATCAACTCCGGGCAATCCTGCATCGCGGCAAAACGGTTCATCGTCCACACCGACGTGTACGACGAGTGGCTCGACAAGTTCACCGACGAGATGGAGTCGCTGACCGTCGGCGACCCGATGGAAGAAGAGACGGACGTCGGCCCACAGGCCCGCGAAGACCTGATGGCCGACTTCCACGAGCAGGTCCAAGAGAGCGTCGAGGCGGGCGCGACCCTCGAAGTCGGCGGCGAACCGCTGGACAGAGACGGGTTCTACTATCCGCCGACGGTGTTGACCGACGTGCCACGAGACTCGCCTGCCGCCGCCGAAGAAGTGTTCGGCCCCGCCGCGGCCGTCTTCGAAGTCGAGGACGAACAGGAGGCCATCGAACTGGCGAACGACACGAACCTCGGACTCGGGGCGTCGGTCTGGTCGAAGGACCTAGAGCGCGGCGAGCGCGTCGCCCACGAAATCAAGGCTGGCTGTACGTTCGTCAACGAACTCGTCAAGTCCGACCCCAGACTCCCCTTCGGTGGCGTGAAAGACTCGGGATACGGCCGAGAACTGGCTAAGCACGGCATTCAGGAGTTCGTCAACAAGAAGACCGTCTGGGTGCAGGAAGCGAACGCTGGCGGGGAGGACGTGGACCTGAGCATCGAGTAG